The following coding sequences are from one Prochlorococcus sp. MIT 0604 window:
- the atpE gene encoding ATP synthase F0 subunit C: MDSITSAASVVAAGLAVGLGAIGPGLGQGNAAQGAVEGIARQPEAEGKIRGTLLLSFAFMESLTIYGLVVALVLLFANPFS; the protein is encoded by the coding sequence ATGGATTCGATTACTTCCGCTGCATCAGTTGTAGCTGCTGGTTTAGCAGTTGGTCTAGGTGCTATTGGCCCAGGTCTTGGACAAGGTAACGCAGCTCAAGGTGCTGTTGAGGGTATTGCCCGTCAGCCAGAAGCTGAAGGTAAAATTAGAGGAACTCTTCTTTTATCTTTCGCTTTCATGGAGTCATTAACAATTTACGGATTAGTTGTGGCTTTGGTACTACTTTTTGCGAATCCTTTTTCCTAA
- the atpB gene encoding F0F1 ATP synthase subunit A: protein MFFNSLLTNFAALEVGQHLYWQIGNIRLHGQVFLTSWILLGALLVFISLGTKKMENDPKGLQNLLEFLWDYIRDLARTQIGEKVYRDWMPFIGTLFLFVFVSNWGGALIPWRLIKLPSGELGAPTADINTTIALALLVSLSYFYAGLSNKGWRYFEYYVHPTPIMLPFKILEDFTKPLSLSFRLFGNILADELVVGVLVFLVPLILPIPVMFLGLFTSAIQALIFATLAAYYIGEAVEEHH from the coding sequence ATGTTTTTTAATTCCTTGCTAACAAATTTTGCAGCATTAGAAGTTGGTCAACATCTTTATTGGCAAATTGGAAATATCAGACTACATGGGCAGGTATTTTTAACATCTTGGATTTTATTAGGAGCTTTATTAGTTTTTATTTCTTTAGGAACTAAAAAAATGGAAAATGATCCTAAAGGCCTTCAAAACCTGCTTGAGTTCCTCTGGGATTACATAAGAGATCTTGCTAGGACGCAAATAGGTGAAAAAGTTTATAGAGATTGGATGCCATTTATTGGTACTTTATTTTTATTCGTCTTTGTTAGTAATTGGGGAGGAGCTTTAATTCCTTGGAGATTGATTAAGTTACCAAGTGGAGAATTAGGAGCACCTACTGCAGATATTAATACAACTATAGCCTTGGCTTTATTGGTTTCACTTTCTTATTTCTATGCAGGTTTAAGCAATAAGGGTTGGAGATACTTCGAATATTATGTTCACCCAACTCCGATTATGCTTCCTTTCAAAATTCTAGAGGACTTTACGAAACCTTTATCACTCTCTTTTAGGCTATTTGGAAATATTTTGGCTGATGAACTTGTTGTTGGTGTTCTAGTCTTTTTAGTTCCACTAATTCTCCCAATACCTGTTATGTTCCTAGGATTATTTACAAGTGCAATTCAGGCATTGATTTTTGCAACACTAGCGGCCTACTACATTGGAGAAGCTGTTGAAGAACACCATTAG
- the atpA gene encoding F0F1 ATP synthase subunit alpha — MVSIRPDEISSILKQQITDYDQSVSVSNVGTVLQIGDGIARIYGLDQVMAGELLEFEDGTEGIALNLEDDNVGAVLMGEALGVQEGSNVKSTGKIASVPVGEAMQGRVVNPLGQPIDGKGEIPTSDTRLIEEMAPGIIKRRSVHEPMQTGITSIDAMIPVGRGQRELIIGDRQTGKSAIAIDTIINQKGQDVVCVYVAIGQKSASVANIVEVLRERGALDYTVVVSAGASEPAALQYLAPYTGAAIAEHFMYQGKATLVIYDDLTKQAQAYRQMSLLLKRPPGREAYPGDVFYLHSRLLERAAKLSDAMGGGSMTALPIIETQAGDVSAYIPTNVISITDGQIFLSADLFNSGLRPAINVGISVSRVGGAAQTKAIKKIAGTLKLELAQFDELAAFSQFASDLDEATQQQLERGKRLRELLKQPQFSPLNLAEQVAVVYAGVKGLIDEVPVEDVTKFATELREYLKLNKAEFIEEILKEKKLNDGLEATLKEVINEVKSSMLATV, encoded by the coding sequence ATGGTATCTATACGCCCTGATGAAATCAGTTCAATCTTAAAACAACAAATAACTGATTATGACCAATCTGTAAGTGTTAGCAATGTAGGAACTGTTCTGCAAATCGGTGATGGCATTGCAAGAATATATGGCTTAGATCAGGTCATGGCAGGTGAGTTATTGGAATTTGAGGATGGTACCGAAGGTATAGCTTTAAATCTGGAAGATGATAATGTTGGAGCCGTTTTAATGGGGGAGGCGCTTGGTGTTCAAGAAGGAAGTAACGTTAAATCCACAGGTAAAATTGCATCTGTTCCTGTTGGTGAAGCAATGCAGGGGAGAGTTGTTAACCCTCTCGGACAACCTATAGATGGGAAAGGAGAAATTCCAACAAGTGATACTAGATTGATTGAAGAAATGGCTCCTGGAATAATCAAGAGAAGATCAGTGCATGAACCAATGCAAACAGGTATCACATCTATAGATGCAATGATTCCTGTTGGAAGAGGTCAAAGAGAATTAATTATTGGTGATAGACAAACTGGAAAATCTGCGATTGCTATCGACACAATAATCAACCAAAAAGGTCAAGACGTAGTTTGTGTTTACGTAGCTATTGGTCAGAAGTCAGCATCAGTAGCAAATATCGTAGAGGTCTTAAGAGAAAGAGGAGCCCTAGATTATACAGTCGTAGTTAGTGCAGGAGCTTCAGAACCAGCTGCTTTACAGTACTTAGCACCTTATACCGGCGCAGCAATTGCTGAACATTTTATGTATCAGGGTAAAGCAACACTCGTTATTTATGATGATCTAACAAAACAAGCTCAAGCCTACCGACAAATGTCTCTTCTTTTAAAAAGACCACCAGGAAGAGAGGCTTATCCAGGAGATGTGTTCTACTTACACAGTAGATTACTAGAAAGAGCAGCAAAACTTTCTGATGCCATGGGAGGGGGTTCTATGACAGCCCTTCCAATTATTGAAACTCAGGCAGGGGACGTTTCGGCTTACATTCCAACTAATGTTATTTCAATTACAGATGGACAAATATTCTTGAGTGCAGATTTATTTAACTCAGGATTAAGACCAGCTATTAATGTTGGTATTTCTGTTAGCCGTGTTGGAGGAGCCGCTCAGACAAAAGCAATTAAAAAAATTGCAGGAACATTAAAATTAGAACTCGCACAGTTTGATGAACTAGCTGCATTTTCCCAATTTGCATCTGATCTTGATGAAGCAACTCAGCAACAACTTGAAAGAGGCAAAAGACTAAGAGAATTATTAAAGCAACCTCAATTCTCTCCACTAAACCTTGCAGAACAAGTTGCAGTTGTTTATGCAGGAGTTAAAGGTCTTATTGATGAGGTTCCTGTTGAAGATGTTACTAAATTCGCAACTGAACTAAGGGAATACCTAAAGTTAAATAAAGCAGAATTTATAGAAGAGATTCTTAAAGAAAAGAAATTAAATGATGGATTAGAAGCGACACTAAAAGAGGTGATAAATGAAGTTAAATCATCAATGCTTGCAACAGTTTAA
- a CDS encoding 2Fe-2S iron-sulfur cluster-binding protein, whose translation MPEYNIKVQFEQKTFSFLCSEDQDIISAAKMNGIDLPSSCCSGVCTDCASMILEGSVDQHDAMGLNDDLRERGFALLCVAYPKSDLNIVIGKEVEDDLYNDQFGKYQK comes from the coding sequence ATGCCTGAATACAATATCAAAGTTCAATTTGAGCAAAAGACTTTTAGTTTTTTATGTTCTGAAGACCAAGATATTATTTCAGCGGCAAAAATGAATGGAATAGATTTACCTAGTAGTTGTTGTTCAGGAGTTTGTACAGATTGTGCATCCATGATATTGGAAGGATCTGTAGATCAACATGATGCTATGGGATTAAATGATGATTTGAGGGAAAGGGGCTTTGCACTTTTGTGTGTGGCATATCCCAAGTCAGATTTGAATATTGTTATTGGTAAAGAAGTCGAAGATGATTTATATAATGATCAATTTGGTAAATATCAAAAATGA
- a CDS encoding F0F1 ATP synthase subunit B: MNLTLLATEGFGLNFNLFETNILNWAVVVFGLYKFLPGFLGKMLQKRREGILLELKDAEDRLLNATQALEKAKKDLSLAEEKASQIKADSLKRSESIRMESEKKAIEEMARIKQSAISDESSEASRAISQLRKEAVELAIKKALDSLPNRLDKTTQENLVTQSINNIEVN, translated from the coding sequence ATGAATTTAACTCTCTTAGCTACAGAAGGTTTTGGATTGAACTTCAATTTATTCGAAACTAATATCCTTAATTGGGCTGTAGTAGTTTTCGGTCTTTATAAATTTTTGCCTGGTTTCCTAGGTAAAATGCTTCAAAAAAGGAGAGAGGGAATCCTTCTTGAATTAAAAGATGCTGAAGATCGACTACTAAATGCAACTCAAGCTTTAGAAAAAGCGAAGAAAGATTTATCTTTAGCAGAAGAAAAAGCTTCTCAAATAAAAGCAGATTCCCTTAAAAGATCTGAATCAATCAGAATGGAAAGTGAGAAAAAAGCTATAGAGGAGATGGCACGAATTAAACAAAGTGCAATCTCTGATGAGAGCTCTGAAGCATCCAGAGCAATTTCTCAACTTCGAAAAGAAGCTGTTGAACTGGCAATTAAGAAAGCTTTAGATTCTCTACCAAATCGACTTGATAAAACAACACAAGAAAATTTGGTAACTCAATCAATTAACAATATTGAGGTTAACTAA
- the atpH gene encoding ATP synthase F1 subunit delta, with amino-acid sequence MPLLNSVTTPYAEALLQVVNENSQTEEMVSEVKQLLELINDSPELEKALSSPILETDAKKKIIIEIFSNKVNSSLLNFLKLLADRQRIGILTSILDRFLEIYRENSNIALATVTSAVELTDEQKGLITKKIINIAGTEKLELVTKIDPSLIGGFVASVGSKVIDASLASQIRKLGLSLSK; translated from the coding sequence ATGCCACTTTTAAATTCAGTTACTACACCATACGCAGAGGCATTACTTCAAGTTGTGAATGAAAATTCGCAAACTGAAGAGATGGTTTCTGAGGTTAAACAACTCTTGGAATTAATAAATGATTCCCCTGAATTGGAGAAGGCACTATCCTCTCCCATTTTAGAGACAGATGCTAAGAAGAAAATCATTATTGAAATTTTTTCAAATAAGGTTAATTCTTCTTTATTGAATTTCTTAAAATTATTGGCCGATAGGCAAAGAATTGGAATCCTTACTTCAATTCTTGATAGATTTTTAGAGATTTACCGAGAAAATAGTAATATTGCATTAGCAACTGTTACTTCTGCAGTCGAGCTTACTGATGAACAGAAAGGTTTAATTACCAAAAAGATCATCAATATTGCTGGAACAGAAAAATTAGAACTTGTAACTAAAATCGACCCATCTCTTATTGGTGGTTTCGTCGCCAGTGTAGGATCAAAAGTTATTGATGCTTCTCTTGCTTCACAAATAAGAAAACTTGGCTTATCTCTTTCCAAGTAA
- the queF gene encoding preQ(1) synthase: MSTAKLEDSTQRPLYGERIIEESKIICFDNPNKKRIYEISIQLPEFTCKCPFSGYPDFAKLNIIYQPNLKVYELKSLKLYINNFRDIKISHEEVVNRIMDDLVNEGSPHWIHLNAAFNPRGNVSMQLDIFSGQKRN, encoded by the coding sequence ATGAGTACAGCTAAATTAGAGGATTCGACTCAAAGACCGCTATATGGTGAAAGAATTATTGAAGAATCAAAAATAATTTGTTTCGATAATCCAAATAAGAAAAGAATTTATGAAATTTCTATTCAGTTACCTGAATTTACATGTAAGTGCCCATTTTCTGGTTATCCAGACTTTGCAAAGCTAAATATTATTTATCAACCTAATTTGAAAGTCTATGAGTTGAAGTCTTTAAAGCTTTATATTAATAATTTTAGGGATATAAAAATATCACATGAGGAAGTTGTGAATAGAATTATGGATGATTTAGTGAATGAAGGTTCACCTCACTGGATACATTTAAATGCTGCATTTAACCCCAGAGGGAATGTTTCTATGCAGTTAGATATTTTTAGTGGGCAGAAAAGAAATTAA
- a CDS encoding F0F1 ATP synthase subunit B' — translation MLAFNFFGATEGGLFDINATLPLMAIQVVALTYILNSLFFKPVGNVVEKREKFVSNNIIEAKNKLSEVKKLEADLLTQLQSARTEAQRIVSEAENESDKLYKEALELANNEANASKEKARLEIESQTSVARDQLSKQADDLSELIVNRLILEK, via the coding sequence ATGTTGGCCTTTAATTTTTTTGGTGCTACAGAAGGTGGATTATTCGATATAAATGCCACTTTGCCACTAATGGCGATACAAGTAGTTGCACTTACTTACATATTAAATTCTCTCTTTTTTAAGCCTGTTGGCAATGTTGTAGAAAAAAGAGAAAAGTTTGTAAGTAATAATATTATTGAGGCCAAAAATAAACTTTCTGAGGTTAAAAAATTAGAAGCTGATTTATTAACTCAGCTTCAAAGTGCTCGTACAGAAGCCCAAAGAATTGTGAGCGAAGCTGAAAATGAGTCTGACAAGCTCTATAAAGAAGCACTAGAACTTGCTAACAATGAAGCAAATGCTTCAAAAGAAAAGGCAAGACTAGAAATTGAAAGTCAGACGTCTGTTGCTCGTGATCAACTTTCTAAACAGGCTGATGATCTAAGCGAACTTATTGTTAATAGATTGATTCTAGAAAAATGA
- a CDS encoding cytochrome c biogenesis protein ResB, producing the protein MIIFKNLILKISSLRFAISLIIFIAFASGIGTFIPQGSNDKFYIDNFDRAPIFGLLDGEKVLKLQLDHIYTSFWFLFALILLCISLAACSFRRQIPSLKASLKWVEYKSEKKFSKLQLTTSHPINQDGEHISKVDLLLKKKGWKTYKFNSHISARKGLIGKIGPLVVHIGLIVLLIGSAYGSFTSQSKEQYLLPGETLDLVNESTNSKANVKLVDFSIERESDGVPKQFISKLNFSSEDLNLNEIKITKVNHPIRFKGLTIYQADWAISNVVLEIDNILYQLQLKEIPEIGNQVWGVLVELGSETKKNFLLTIDNENGPLKISNIENFSENNLYINDDPLEVNSSKVSLKKIIPISGLIIKNDPSIPFIYFSFILIIFGTIISLIPTNQLWILVNKESQKLSIGGLSNKNLVGFKKEFFKLSDEIKNF; encoded by the coding sequence ATGATTATTTTTAAGAATCTAATTTTAAAAATATCAAGTTTAAGATTCGCTATATCGCTGATAATCTTCATTGCTTTTGCCAGTGGAATAGGTACCTTTATACCTCAAGGTAGTAATGATAAATTCTATATCGATAATTTCGATAGAGCTCCCATTTTTGGACTTTTAGATGGAGAAAAAGTCTTAAAACTTCAATTGGATCATATATATACAAGCTTTTGGTTTTTATTTGCATTAATTCTTCTTTGCATTTCTCTGGCAGCTTGTAGTTTCAGGAGGCAAATTCCTTCATTAAAAGCTTCATTAAAATGGGTTGAATATAAGAGCGAAAAAAAATTTAGCAAACTGCAACTAACTACAAGTCATCCAATAAATCAAGATGGAGAACATATATCAAAAGTAGATTTATTACTTAAAAAAAAAGGATGGAAAACATACAAATTTAATAGTCATATTTCTGCAAGAAAAGGGTTAATTGGAAAAATCGGTCCTTTAGTTGTACATATCGGATTAATAGTCTTACTTATAGGTTCAGCATATGGAAGTTTTACAAGTCAATCAAAAGAACAATATTTACTGCCTGGAGAAACTTTAGATCTTGTTAATGAGAGCACAAACTCAAAAGCTAATGTAAAGTTAGTCGATTTTTCTATAGAGCGTGAAAGTGATGGTGTGCCCAAACAGTTTATTTCAAAATTAAATTTTTCTTCTGAAGATCTAAATTTAAATGAAATAAAAATAACCAAAGTTAATCACCCAATCAGGTTTAAAGGATTAACTATTTATCAAGCAGATTGGGCAATATCAAATGTTGTTTTAGAAATAGATAATATCCTTTATCAATTACAATTAAAGGAGATTCCAGAAATTGGTAATCAAGTTTGGGGAGTTTTAGTTGAATTAGGATCGGAGACTAAGAAAAATTTCCTTTTAACAATAGATAATGAAAATGGTCCACTTAAAATTTCGAATATAGAAAATTTTTCCGAGAATAATCTCTATATCAATGACGATCCTTTAGAAGTTAACTCTTCAAAAGTATCTCTGAAAAAAATAATCCCCATCAGTGGATTAATAATTAAAAATGATCCGTCTATACCATTTATTTACTTTTCTTTTATCTTAATAATTTTTGGAACAATAATCAGTCTTATACCAACTAACCAATTATGGATTCTGGTAAACAAAGAATCACAAAAGTTATCTATTGGAGGCCTTAGTAATAAAAATCTAGTTGGTTTTAAAAAAGAATTTTTTAAATTATCAGACGAAATAAAAAATTTTTAA
- a CDS encoding FtsW/RodA/SpoVE family cell cycle protein produces the protein MEISQEKIKYKRISKRKKTFSYYYKKNFSNLKESIFPLPWAIWPHEAKILIVIIGIWSIFGICILGSSSWWVASREMGNWAYFLKKQIIWTIPGIGLFYFVLNTNIRNLLKFSRIIFYILFFLIFLTNLTGITVNGSSRWLVLGNLLLQPSELIKPFLILEASNLFAHWNLIKSDKKLISIITFGLLILLILKQPNLSTASLTGILLWVMGLCGGVKLSSLCSFASVGLITGCISILNNEYQKLRVTSFINPWKDQQENGFQLVQSLLAIGSGGLFGQGFGLSIQKLQYLPFMYTDFIFAIFAEEFGLLGCTLFLGFLAVFSYISLRISLKCRNNYTKLVAIGCGVLLTGQSIMHIAVATGSMPTTGLPLPFISYGGNSLIASFFIAGMLVRCSLESTGFIGMISTRKTLN, from the coding sequence TTGGAGATAAGTCAAGAAAAAATAAAATATAAAAGAATTTCTAAAAGAAAAAAAACCTTTAGTTATTATTACAAAAAAAATTTCAGCAATTTAAAAGAGTCTATATTTCCCTTACCTTGGGCGATTTGGCCTCATGAAGCAAAAATTCTCATTGTCATAATTGGAATTTGGTCAATCTTTGGAATATGCATACTAGGATCATCAAGTTGGTGGGTGGCTAGTAGAGAAATGGGAAATTGGGCTTACTTCTTAAAAAAACAAATTATTTGGACAATTCCTGGAATTGGTTTATTTTATTTCGTACTTAATACAAACATTAGAAATCTTTTAAAGTTTTCAAGAATTATTTTTTATATTTTATTCTTTTTGATTTTCCTTACCAATCTTACTGGAATTACAGTTAATGGATCTTCAAGATGGCTAGTGCTTGGCAATTTACTTCTCCAGCCATCTGAATTAATTAAACCTTTTCTAATTCTAGAAGCTTCTAATCTTTTCGCACACTGGAATCTAATAAAGAGTGATAAAAAATTAATTTCAATTATAACCTTTGGTTTATTAATTTTATTAATACTTAAACAGCCTAACTTAAGTACTGCATCATTAACTGGAATTCTTCTTTGGGTAATGGGTTTATGTGGAGGAGTAAAACTTAGCTCTCTTTGCTCATTTGCTTCAGTAGGATTAATTACTGGATGTATCAGCATCCTTAATAACGAATATCAAAAACTGAGAGTTACTTCATTTATAAATCCTTGGAAAGATCAACAAGAAAATGGATTTCAATTGGTTCAAAGTTTATTAGCTATAGGTTCAGGTGGTCTATTTGGCCAAGGTTTTGGACTGTCGATACAAAAATTACAGTATCTGCCGTTCATGTATACAGATTTTATTTTTGCCATTTTTGCGGAAGAATTTGGTTTATTAGGATGTACTTTATTCTTAGGATTTTTAGCAGTATTCTCTTATATAAGCCTAAGAATTAGTCTTAAGTGCAGGAACAACTATACAAAATTAGTTGCTATCGGATGTGGTGTGTTGTTGACAGGTCAATCAATAATGCATATTGCTGTAGCAACAGGTTCAATGCCTACTACGGGGTTACCACTACCTTTCATTAGTTATGGTGGCAATTCATTAATAGCGTCTTTTTTTATTGCAGGGATGTTAGTTAGATGTTCATTAGAGTCAACAGGATTCATTGGTATGATTAGTACACGAAAGACTCTTAATTAG
- a CDS encoding cytochrome c biogenesis protein CcdA — translation MQNGLNSPGPFTIFLVFSAGLLTSLGPCSLSLLPVTIAYIGGTEKNKFKLISFSGGVVFSLVALGAASGFLGKIYGQIPSYYTSFVALIAIIMGLNLLGILKFQFPNGPDIKIIEDKIPTFIAPFAIGTTFGLASSPCITPVLATLLAWVSQAKNPIISIIFLFFFGIGQVTPLIIAGATAENLKQFLALRKFSQIIPTLSGIFLISLGLLNLFSNWI, via the coding sequence ATGCAGAATGGTCTTAATAGTCCTGGTCCATTTACTATATTTTTGGTTTTCAGCGCAGGACTTCTAACAAGTCTTGGGCCATGTTCATTATCATTACTTCCAGTAACAATTGCTTATATAGGCGGAACAGAGAAAAATAAATTTAAACTTATTAGTTTTTCAGGAGGTGTAGTTTTTTCGCTTGTTGCACTAGGGGCTGCGAGTGGATTCTTAGGTAAAATATATGGGCAAATTCCATCTTATTACACTTCATTTGTTGCCCTAATAGCAATAATAATGGGTTTAAATTTATTAGGAATTCTAAAGTTTCAATTTCCGAATGGACCTGATATAAAAATAATTGAAGATAAAATACCAACATTTATAGCGCCTTTTGCCATAGGGACTACTTTTGGACTAGCTTCTTCACCTTGCATTACTCCAGTTTTAGCAACTCTTTTGGCTTGGGTATCGCAAGCTAAAAACCCGATAATATCTATTATTTTTTTATTTTTCTTTGGGATAGGCCAAGTAACCCCATTAATCATTGCAGGAGCTACTGCAGAAAACTTAAAGCAATTTTTAGCTCTCAGAAAATTTAGTCAAATAATTCCGACTTTAAGTGGGATATTTTTAATTTCCCTAGGGTTATTAAATTTATTTTCAAATTGGATCTAA
- a CDS encoding F0F1 ATP synthase subunit gamma: MANLKEIRDRIVSVKNTRKITEAMRLVAAAKVRRAQDQVLKSRPFADKLARVLENIQSRVQFEAVDSPLLSKREVKSITLVCITADRGLCGGYNTNIIKKVEIRYAELVKQGYQPNLILVGKKAIGYFQNRKDRYVIKSTFKELEQVPTVKDSEGVTNEILAEFLSENSDRVEIIYTKFITLVSCAPVVQTLLPLDPQGIAEENDEIFRLTTKNSKLLVEKTNIKSDSEKLPSDIVFEQSPDQLLDSLLPLYLQNQVLRALQESAASELACRMTAMNNASDNAKELASTLNLTYNKARQAAITQEILEVVGGSAV; encoded by the coding sequence ATGGCAAATCTTAAAGAGATTAGAGATCGAATCGTTTCCGTTAAAAATACAAGAAAGATAACGGAGGCCATGAGACTTGTTGCAGCTGCAAAAGTTAGGAGAGCTCAAGATCAAGTTCTTAAGAGCAGACCTTTTGCAGATAAACTTGCAAGGGTCTTAGAAAATATTCAATCTAGAGTACAATTTGAGGCTGTCGACTCTCCTCTATTATCTAAAAGAGAAGTAAAGAGCATTACTTTAGTTTGTATAACTGCAGATAGAGGTTTATGCGGTGGTTACAATACAAATATAATAAAAAAGGTAGAAATAAGATACGCAGAATTAGTCAAACAAGGGTATCAGCCAAATTTAATTTTGGTAGGGAAGAAAGCTATTGGATATTTTCAAAATAGAAAGGATAGATATGTAATTAAAAGTACTTTCAAAGAACTAGAACAGGTACCCACAGTTAAGGACTCTGAAGGAGTTACAAATGAGATTTTAGCTGAATTTCTTTCAGAAAATTCTGATAGGGTCGAAATTATTTACACGAAATTCATCACTCTAGTTAGCTGCGCTCCTGTCGTTCAAACACTATTGCCACTCGACCCTCAAGGAATTGCTGAGGAAAATGATGAAATTTTTAGGTTGACTACAAAAAATAGTAAGTTACTTGTTGAAAAAACAAATATAAAAAGTGATTCAGAGAAGTTGCCATCAGATATTGTTTTCGAACAAAGTCCTGATCAACTATTAGATTCTTTATTACCATTATATTTACAGAATCAGGTATTAAGGGCTCTTCAAGAGTCGGCAGCTTCAGAACTCGCTTGCAGGATGACTGCTATGAATAATGCGAGTGATAATGCTAAAGAATTAGCAAGTACTTTGAATCTAACCTATAACAAAGCTAGACAAGCAGCTATTACTCAAGAAATATTAGAAGTTGTAGGAGGTTCAGCAGTTTAG
- a CDS encoding P-II family nitrogen regulator gives MKKIEAIIRPFKLEDVKIALVNSGIVGMTVSEVRGFGRQKGQVERYRGSEFTVEFLQKLKVEVVVEDEKVNSVIDAIAEAAKTGEIGDGKIFITSIDSVVRIRTGDKDEEAL, from the coding sequence ATGAAGAAAATTGAAGCAATAATACGTCCATTTAAGCTGGAGGATGTAAAAATTGCATTAGTAAATTCCGGCATTGTTGGAATGACAGTTAGTGAAGTTAGAGGTTTTGGGAGGCAAAAAGGACAAGTTGAAAGATATAGAGGTTCCGAATTTACTGTTGAATTCCTTCAAAAACTTAAAGTAGAAGTTGTCGTAGAAGATGAAAAGGTTAATTCAGTCATAGATGCGATTGCTGAAGCAGCAAAAACTGGAGAGATAGGTGACGGAAAAATATTCATCACATCAATTGATTCAGTTGTAAGAATTAGAACTGGCGACAAAGACGAAGAAGCTCTTTAA
- a CDS encoding ATP synthase, whose product MFTSVDSNRKKLEHPSNKNVQFPQSLNNSIIKESKSGIANQIAHLLSQNDEYTKLQLTIFGITFIVSILLASITGIFLGFNFGFSIFIGAIAGIFYLRLLAKSIGKLGKESSGVSKLQLLVPVCLFIFASKLGSLDIFPAMIGFFIYKPSLILYFSRS is encoded by the coding sequence ATGTTCACATCAGTGGACTCAAATAGAAAAAAACTTGAGCATCCTTCTAATAAGAATGTTCAATTTCCTCAATCCCTGAATAATTCGATCATCAAAGAAAGTAAATCTGGCATTGCCAATCAAATAGCTCATTTGCTTTCCCAAAATGATGAATACACAAAATTGCAATTAACAATTTTTGGAATTACTTTTATTGTTTCTATTTTATTAGCATCAATAACTGGAATTTTTCTTGGCTTTAATTTTGGTTTTAGTATTTTTATAGGTGCAATTGCCGGCATTTTTTACCTACGTTTGCTTGCCAAAAGTATAGGGAAACTTGGTAAAGAATCATCAGGTGTATCAAAATTGCAACTTTTGGTTCCAGTTTGCCTCTTTATTTTTGCTAGCAAGCTAGGATCTTTGGATATTTTTCCTGCGATGATAGGTTTTTTCATTTATAAGCCTTCACTCATTCTCTATTTTTCACGTTCTTAA